A single genomic interval of Penicillium psychrofluorescens genome assembly, chromosome: 2 harbors:
- a CDS encoding uncharacterized protein (ID:PFLUO_002294-T1.cds;~source:funannotate) encodes MANLSASIEGLSLQSTDKNSKFKDCFPSLNPIDIYREHLSEELAKVSGVDADKIFPRIAWTATLEKGDLSLAIPSLQLKGKNPKELCTEFAAKFPESDLVHPPTATGTHLQFFFKPQPLAHTVLPRILTERAAYGTNGNQGLKDPSDPSKGRKKIIVEFSSPNIAKPFHAGHLRSTIIGGFLSNLYTVMGWDVIKMNYLGDWGKQYGLLANGYKYFGSEEALAKDPINHLFEVYVKVNAIVTEQSKPIKDLKDQIKAKKDKGEDVAALEAELAPLVDASEDEKARRYFKSMEDGEPDALGLWRRFRDLSIEKYKQTYARLNIDFDVYSGESQIKAESMAKAYEQMKEAGVSEESEGAVIVDFTKHGAKKLEKAIIVRKDGTPLYLTRDIGAITERDEAYHFDKMIYCVAMQQDLHLAQLFKITELMGHKDLASRCQHINFGMVRGMSTRKGTVKFLDDILQDVGDKMHEVMKKNTVKYEQVADPVKTADTLGITAVMVQDMTGKRINGYEFNLEAMTSFEGDTGPYLQYAHARLCSMARKAELNMDELHTANFDLLSEKHAVDLTRLLAQWPDVLLQTAKTLEPITVLSYLFRMTRMLSSSYDVLKVIGSEPELKKARMALYASARQVLHNGMRVLGLSPVERM; translated from the exons ATGGCGAACCTGTCCGCCTCCATTGAGGGCCTCTCGCTCCAGTCCACAGACAAGAACTCCAAATTTAAGGACTGCTTCCCGTCGTTGAACCCGATCGATATCTACCGCGAGCATCTTTCTGAGGAATTGGCCAAGGTCTCCGGTGTCGACGCTGACAAAATCTTCCCTCGCATCGCGTGGACGGCCACTCTGGAGAAGGGTGATCTGTCGCTGGCG ATCCCTTCTCTGCAACTCAAGGGGAAGAACCCCAAGGAACTGTGCACGGAATTTGCCGCCAAGTTCCCCGAGTCTGATCTCGTCCACCCTCCGACAGCAACTGGCACCCACTTGcaattcttcttcaagcCTCAGCCTCTGGCCCACACCGTCCTCCCCCGGATTTTGACGGAGAGAGCGGCGTATGGAACCAACGGCAACCAGGGTCTGAAGGACCCCTCAGACCCCTCCAAGGGCAGGAAAAAGATCATTGTCGAGTTCTCGTCGCCCAATATCGCCAAGCCTTTCCATGCCGGTCATTTGCGTAGCACTATCATTGGTGGTTTCCTCTCCAACCTTTATACGGTCATGGGGTGGGACGTTATCAAGATGAACTATCTGGGTGACTGGGGCAAACAGTACGGCCTGCTGGCCAACGGCTACAAGTACTTCGGCAGCGAGGAGGCTCTGGCCAAGGACCCGATCAACCACCTGTTCGAGGTTTACGTCAAGGTAAACGCCATCGTTACTGAGCAGTCCAAACCGATCAAAGACTTGAAAGACcagatcaaggccaagaaagacaagggcgaggatgtcgccgcgctggaggCTGAGCTGGCTCCCTTAGTGGATGccagcgaggacgagaaggCCCGTCGCTACTTCAAGAGCATGGAGGACGGAGAACCGGATGCGCTTGGTCTCTGGCGCCGATTCCGTGACCTGAGTATCGAAAAATACAAGCAGACTTATGCCCGCCTCAACATTGACTTCGACGTCTATTCCGGCGAATCGCAGATCAAAGCCGAAAGCATGGCAAAAGCCTACgagcagatgaaggaggccGGTGTGTCCGAAGAATCCGAAGGTGCCGTCATTGTCGATTTCACCAAACACGGAGCcaagaagctggagaaggccatcatTGTTCGCAAGGACGGCACCCCGCTCTACTTAACTCGTGACATCGGTGCGATCACGGAGCGTGACGAGGCATATCACTTCGACAAGATGATCTATTGCGTTGCGATGCAACAGGATCTCCACTTGGCGCAGCTCTTCAAGATTACCGAATTGATGGGTCACAAGGATCTGGCCAGCCGCTGCCAGCATATCAACTTCGGTATGGTCCGTGGGATGAGCACCCGCAAGGGTACCGTCAAGTTCCTGGATGATATCTTGCAGGATGTCGGTGACAAGATGCACGAAGtcatgaagaagaatacTGTCAAGTACGAACAGGTTGCGGACCCGGTGAAGACTGCCGATACTCTGGGGATCACGGCCGTCATGGTGCAGGACATGACTGGCAAGCG TATTAACGGCTACGAGTTTAACCTGGAGGCCATGACCTCATTCGAGGGCGACACGGGCCCTTACCTGCAGTACGCCCACGCCCGTCTGTGCTCGATGGCCCGGAAGGCGGAGCTGAACATGGACGAGCTCCACACGGCCAACTTCGATCTTCTGTCCGAGAAACACGCTGTCGATCTAACCCGCCTGCTTGCTCAATGGCCAGACGTGCTCTTGCAGACTGCTAAGACTCTCGAGCCCATCACGGTTCTCAGCTACCTGTTCCGCATGACGCGCATGCTGAGCTCGAGTTACGATGTGCTCAAGGTGATTGGCAGCGAGcccgagctgaagaaggcccgCATGGCCCTGTACGCTTCGGCTCGCCAGGTCCTGCACAATGGCATGCGGGTGCTTGGTCTCAGCCCCGTAGAGCG GATGTAA
- a CDS encoding uncharacterized protein (ID:PFLUO_002295-T1.cds;~source:funannotate) — translation MAQTENNAFQVHDERFRAILGSAPTLQLLAENKDYPFAHEAGIYVPTTKHLFITSNRCTDAQNQPKIQITRVNLNDDPVTCEEIQSSILMGNGGVNYGEDKVLICGQGSMTQPSGLYAMSTTAPYDATLLVSEFYGRPFNSVNDVVVHSDGSIWFTDPIYGFMQGYRPEPCLPSQAYRWNPVDGSIRAMADGFGRPNGICFSPDEKTVYITDTDRVRGDGTTDDYRAATIYAFDLSTHHGEPFLTNRRLFAMTDAGIPDGIKCDLDGNVYSGCGDGIHAWSPGGVLLGRIRIDGGAANFCFGREGEIFALNEHRLWRIQLATTTKGALLGI, via the exons ATGGCGCAGACGGAGAACAACGCCTTCCAGGTCCATGATGAGCGTTTCCGCGCGATTTTGGGATCAGCTCCAACCCTCCAGTTACTCGCAGAAAACAAAGACTACCCTTTCGCCCATGAAGCCGGGATCTACGTTCCCACGACCAAACATCTGTTCATCACCAGTAACCGATGCACTGATGCGCAGAACCAGCCGAAGATCCAAATCACTCGCGTCAATCTAAATGACGACCCGGTTACCTGCGAGGAGATCCAGTCTTCAATCCTCATGGGCAATGGCGGTGTCAATTACGGCGAAGACAAAGTCCTCATTTGCGGCCAGGGCTCGATGACACAGCCTAGTGGGTTGTATGCCATGTCCACGACTGCCCCGTATGATGCGACACTTCTTGTATCTGAGTTCTATGGCCGGCCATTTAATTCGGTAAATGATGTCGTGGTTCATTCCGACGGGTCCATCTGGTTCACCGACCCTATCTACGGCTTTATGCAGGGATACCGACCCGAGCCATGTCTACCAAGCCAGGCGTACCGGTGGAATCCTGTGGATGGGAGCATCCGGGCCATGGCGGATGGCTTTGGACGACCGAACGGAATCTGCTTCTCTCCGGATGAAAAGACGGTCTATATCACCGATACTGACCGGGTGCGGGGCGACGGGACGACAGACGATTACCGTGCTGCAACAAT CTACGCCTTCGACCTCTCGACTCATCATGGCGAGCCATTCCTCACGAATCGCCGGCTCTTCGCCATGACAGACGCAGGTATCCCAGATGGCATCAAGTGCGATCTTGATGGAAACGTGTACAGTGGCTGTGGAGATGGTATCCATGCTTGGTCGCCCGGAGGTGTCCTGCTGGGGCGCATCCGAATTGACGGTGGCGCTGCGAACTTCTGCTTTGGAAGAGAGGGGGAAATATTTGCGCTGAATGAGCACAGGCTGTGGCGGATTCAACTGGCAACTACTACCAAGGGTGCTTTGCTTGGAATATAG
- a CDS encoding uncharacterized protein (ID:PFLUO_002296-T1.cds;~source:funannotate), with amino-acid sequence MPLKVDTTAKRVELGRKTSTRKDRLKDKDRPSRSSRDEKMYAGAYPLSTHAPAPAPRSSSKTRRRDSIKVQHYHDACYECANGLYHSSTPVEPPAMEYPFYIPQRPPVPDYMPPSPHTSRYAGPVIQDINVTQTSRPQGRACRSNSYQSGYHLNQRPVSFHGAVPGMSMYHQQPMNFYDQHGPPPANSAYANSPVYPDSPFGSSGFHYPGPEYATAGPIPRRDRSSSSTRETSRARRSSSLYGPPVIESEVFSPYYEEADPVNRRSSREIRGRRSSKSTYGRDEDYYLMPPPPPPPPASNNRSAPQIIQAKRPDPPRKSQTAGAVPLQHRQSNAFDMSDLRGELPDLAHRRLSREGAFLERSQSQRENRRSTSYNDPSRAARVAVESSRRPRLSQYYNHDGRTSSLEEKQREIEEYQAARSGRPAGAAAMPLSAETMLPPKASNRVGSESGSQKSRSNSSRGSGGSKGDDDINLVMDGVKMSFTRESVDGKSIKIRRGDSSFRVNIEGNRQPKGYLPGPPYSEYTGGSGRRELEDGRHSRDDRHSDKASRRSSRSTYSRSHYQG; translated from the coding sequence ATGCCTCTTAAGGTAGACACCACCGCCAAGCGGGTCGAGCTGGGAAGGAAAACCTCTACCCGCAAAGATCGtctcaaggacaaggacCGACCCTCACGGTCATCGCGTGACGAGAAGATGTACGCTGGGGCTTATCCGCTCTCCACCCATGCCCCTGCTCCCGCGCCACGGTCATCATCCAAGACTCGCCGGCGCGATTCGATCAAGGTTCAGCATTACCACGACGCCTGCTACGAGTGTGCAAACGGCTTGTACCATTCATCCACTCCCGTGGAACCGCCAGCGATGGAGTATCCTTTTTATATACCACAACGGCCCCCAGTACCCGACTACATGCCACCCTCACCGCACACCTCGCGGTATGCAGGACCCGTCATCCAGGACATCAACGTCACTCAAACAAGCCGTCCCCAAGGTCGGGCCTGCCGCTCCAACTCTTACCAGTCCGGCTACCATTTGAACCAACGACCCGTCAGTTTCCATGGAGCGGTACCAGGCATGAGCATGTACCACCAGCAACCAATGAATTTCTACGACCAGCATGGCCCCCCGCCAGCAAACTCTGCCTACGCCAACTCGCCAGTCTATCCCGATTCACCATTCGGATCGTCGGGCTTTCACTACCCTGGCCCGGAATATGCGACTGCTGGCCCGATCCCTCGGCGAGATCGCTCGTCTTCCAGCACTCGGGAAACGTCACGGGCGCGCCGGTCGTCGTCTCTTTACGGCCCTCCTGTCATCGAATCTGAAGTGTTCTCGCCCTATTATGAGGAGGCTGACCCAGTGAACCGGCGGTCATCTCGTGAGATTCGTGGACGTCGTTCATCCAAGTCAACCTACGGACGCGACGAAGATTACTATCTCATGccacccccacccccaccacctcccgcCTCGAACAACCGTTCGGCGCCACAGATTATCCAGGCTAAACGCCCAGATCCCCCGCGGAAGTCCCAAACCGCTGGGGCTGTGCCCTTGCAGCACCGTCAGTCCAATGCGTTTGACATGTCTGATTTGCGGGGCGAACTGCCGGACCTTGCACACCGTCGCCTGTCGCGAGAGGGCGCGTTTCTGGAGCGCAGTCAAAGTCAGCGCGAGAATCGGAGATCGACTTCTTATAATGATCCTTCGCGGGCAGCTCGGGTAGCCGTCGAAAGCTCTCGGCGCCCTCGACTGTCGCAGTACTACAACCACGATGGCCGCACCAGCAGCCTTGAGGAAAAACAGCGGGAGATCGAAGAATACCAggctgctcggtctggccgacctgctggcgctgctgcgaTGCCTCTGTCGGCCGAAACGATGCTGCCCCCCAAGGCATCCAACCGCGTTGGCAGCGAAAGCGGCAGCCAGAAGAGCCGCTCGAACAGCAGTCGTGGCAGCGGAGGCTCCAAAGGGGACGACGACATCAATCTCGTAATGGATGGAGTGAAAATGAGCTTCACGCGAGAGTCGGTCGATGGCAAATCAATCAAAATTCGCCGGGGAGATAGTAGCTTCCGAGTCAACATCGAAGGCAATCGTCAGCCCAAAGGCTACCTCCCCGGCCCTCCATACTCCGAGTATACgggcggcagcggccgccGGGAACTAGAGGACGGGCGGCACTCCCGAGATGACCGGCACTCAGACAAGGCCAGTCGCCGATCCAGCCGGTCTACCTACAGTAGGAGCCACTACCAGGGGTGA
- a CDS encoding uncharacterized protein (ID:PFLUO_002297-T1.cds;~source:funannotate), with amino-acid sequence MAPVPPSGDVPGIPAVEFDTRAVDNVNPVAASPAFDLNTFFSRSDAESTSASTKHPSGAGIINPNSINMKGIFALFAIIGALFVLGSIWFFFWAKNGSFVWRKGDWDEYKSTVLRRKGPDGRTLSNATKSTKLGGGSIVGKGYSDDGYTYNGYTETATTVTEEKPKRKNKFRQTAKDKLMRRRKDERWEGEGDHDVRAYREEKPARIGGMNRQADGTYHGSDYDSSAVPTHSEMSEARYEPRRGQRNRNASGFSFTAGNEEVLSQTTEEQPLRDPSARRQNRRRDRRSQADPPSAPSSRTSSPRKRDRRSMPGKFTEPLDLSSAGTRSEYQYSNVDTEDSGTKSYHHPIPGLTKGYRRDGRSRRRDSLSDSDGDETRYS; translated from the coding sequence ATGGCTCCCGTTCCACCATCCGGGGACGTCCCCGGCATTCCAGCGGTGGAGTTTGATACTCGTGCTGTGGACAATGTCAACCCCGTGGCTGCTTCACCCGCCTTCGATCTTAACACATTCTTCTCCCGATCAGACGCGGAGTCCACATCGGCCTCCACCAAACACCCCTCTGGGGCGGGGATCATCAACCCTAATAGCATCAACATGAAAGGCATCTTCGCACTTTTTGCCATCATCGGGGCTCTCTTTGTTCTGGGCTCTATCTGGTTCTTTTTCTGGGCAAAGAACGGTAGCTTTGTCTGGCGTAAAGGCGACTGGGATGAATACAAGTCCACCGTTCTTCGACGCAAAGGCCCAGATGGGCGAACGCTCAGTAATGCGACCAAGAGCACCAAGCTCGGCGGTGGCAGCATTGTGGGGAAAGGCTACAGCGACGACGGATACACATATAACGGGTACACGGAAACGGCGACGACCGTCaccgaggagaagcccaagcGGAAGAACAAGTTCAGACAAACGGCCAAAGACAAACTGATGCGACGACGCAAAGATGAGCGCTGggaaggcgaaggcgaccACGATGTGCGCGCGTACCGAGAAGAAAAGCCCGCTCGGATCGGTGGCATGAACCGCCAAGCAGATGGTACCTATCACGGCAGTGACTACGACAGCTCAGCGGTGCCGACCCATAGTGAGATGAGTGAAGCTCGCTATGAGCCTCGACGAGGACAACGCAACCGCAACGCATCTGGATTCTCCTTTACAGCCGGTAACGAAGAGGTTCTCAGCCAGACGACAGAGGAGCAGCCGCTCCGGGACCCGTCTGCACGCCGCCAGAACCGCCGTCGTGATCGCCGCAGCCAAGCCGATCCACCCTCCGCCCCCTCGTCGCGCACTAGCAGCCCGCGCAAGCGTGACCGCCGCTCCATGCCTGGCAAGTTCACCGAGCCCCTCGACCTTTCTTCCGCAGGCACCCGCTCGGAATACCAGTATTCGAACGTCGACACCGAGGACTCGGGTACCAAGAGCTACCACCACCCGATTCCAGGATTGACGAAGGGATACCGTCGTGACGGACGGAGTCGCCGTCGCGACAGTTTGAGTGACAgcgatggcgatgaaacTCGGTACTCATGA
- a CDS encoding uncharacterized protein (ID:PFLUO_002298-T1.cds;~source:funannotate) produces MHGDTPGYLPKFIYGQLFTRLPKPTRSFAGRTVIITGSDSGLGFEAARHILKLRAAKLIMAVPSTRKGQKAKSLLIKTTRCKPSVIEVWPLDLSSYDSVKAFSARATTELDRIDVLLQNASVSSHDWSIAEDNEQMITVNVVSTILLAFLLLPKLRETANKHSTRPNLTFVVSDAHMFIDFPEKDAPEGIFNHLKDKSKAKMNDRYALSKMIEIFAVREMTELRPREEYPVTINMLNPGLCESDLVREGGNLQMKMLKKALARTTEEGSRTLVHGASAGADTHSHYLSNCQVCPTASLVHGPEGAVVQKRLWNELMAKLEMIQAGVTGKL; encoded by the exons ATGCACGGGGACACACCAGGATATCTACCCAAGTTCATCTATGGGCAACTGTTCACTCGCCTGCCTAAGCCTACTCGCTCATTTGCCGGGAGGACGGTTATCATCACTGGGTCGGACAGCGGTCTTG GCTTCGAGGCAGCGCGCCATATCCTAAAACTTCGCGCGGCCAAACTTATCATGGCAGTCCCGTCCACTAGAAAAGGCCAGAAAGCCAAATCCCTCCTGATAAAAACCACGAGATGCAAACCATCTGTCATTGAGGTCTGGCCGCTGGATCTATCTAGCTACGACAGTGTGAAGGCATTCAGCGCGCGCGCAACAACCGAGTTAGACCGAATCGACGTCCTGCTACAGAATGCCAGCGTGTCCTCCCACGACTGGAGCATAGCGGAGGACAACGAACAGATGATCACAGTTAACGTGGTGTCAACAATCCTGCTAGCCTTCCTGCTCCTACCGAAACTGCGCGAAACAGCAAATAAACACAGCACGCGACCCAACCTGACCTTCGTCGTGAGCGACGCGCACATGTTCATCGATTTTCCAGAGAAGGATGCGCCGGAAGGGATCTTCAATCATTTGAAGGATAAAAGCAAAGCCAAGATGAACGACCGGTACGCGCTCAGCAAGATGATAGAGATATTTGCCGTTCGGGAGATGACCGAGCTCCGCCCGCGCGAGGAGTACCCAGTTACCATCAACATGCTCAACCCGGGTCTCTGTGAGAGCGACCTAGTGCGCGAGGGAGGGAACCTACAAATGAAGATGCTGAAGAAGGCTCTGGCACGAACGACAGAAGAGGGCTCGCGTACCCTGGTGCACGGAGCCAGTGCTGGGGCCGATACGCATAGCCACTACCTCAGTAATTGCCAGGTGTGCCCGACTGCGTCGCTGGTGCATGGCCCCGAAGGTGCAGTCGTGCAAAAGCGCCTGTGGAATGAATTGATGGCCAAGTTGGAAATGATCCAGGCTGGTGTGACGGGGAAATTATGA
- a CDS encoding uncharacterized protein (ID:PFLUO_002299-T1.cds;~source:funannotate), whose protein sequence is MPSSTSKLQVTLFRGFPGTGNYTWSPFATKLEARMRFAGISYRTDCGSPRTAPRGKIPYLTIESDDNQPPQTISDSTLIIKDFVENGTAADLNAQLSPAEKAQDLAVRALLEDRLYFLQGYEKWVQNFYKQRDHLFSAMPYPMRVMVGYLAYRKTTQTLYGQGTMRFSAEEISSFRDEIWANLNGLLTTMKLQRSGKDDNEEPFWVLGRESPTEADAVLFGFIVGTLICYSCPESQKTVKSFPVLVEYATRIHDRFFPDYTFSDGTESH, encoded by the exons ATgccttcttccacctcaaAACTTCAAGTGACCCTCTTCCGCGGCTTTCCCGGCACGGGTAACTACACCTGGTCTCCCTTTGCAACCAAACTCGAGGCGCGCATGCGTTTCGCAGGCATCTCCTATCGCACCGACTGTGGATCGCCGAGAACTGCGCCGCGAGGCAAGATCCCATACCTGACTATCGAGTCGGATGACAATCAACCACCCCAGACGATCTCCGACTCCACATTGATCATCAAAGATTTCGTGGAAAATGGCACGGCGGCAGACCTCAACGCGCAACTTAGTCCGGCAGAAAAGGCACAAGACCTCGCCGTGCGCGCTCTTCTGGAAGACCGGCTCTATTTTCTCCAG GGCTATGAAAAATGGGTCCAGAACTTCTATAAGCAGCGGGATCATCTCTTCTCCGCGATGCCGTACCCGATGCGAGTCATGGTTGGGTATCTAGCCTACCGGAAGACGACACAGACGCTTTACGGCCAAGGGACTATGCGGTTTTCGGCCGAAGAGATCAGCTCATTCCGAGATGAGATCTGGGCTAACCTCAATGGACTTCTCACTACCATGAAGCTCCAAAGATCAGGCAAGGATGACAACGAGGAGCCATTTTGGGTCTTAGGGAGAGAAAGCCCAACGGAAGCTGACGCTGTGCTCTTTGGCTTCATTGTCGGAACGTTGATCTGTTACTC TTGTCCTGAATCTCAGAAGACAGTCAAATCGTTCCCTGTTCTAGTGGAGTACGCAACCCGTATCCATGATCGCTTCTTTCCCGACTATACCTTCTCAGACGGAACTGAGTCTCATTGA
- a CDS encoding uncharacterized protein (ID:PFLUO_002300-T1.cds;~source:funannotate): MPSTSKSAESTALSIRPPGNLDLYYHESGSALAERALPTIGLLALIPSTLAIASVAVYRDNAASLTFGFSTSLLAIAVNVWWFWWMQGYKELIHGLKEAENSWKLSEKNLEDKVLQMDRDNDLHHLKVERETYETESAKLNLLVKQWEYDWVAKVKKTEKWANKAPDLKKLWDQAKEDADAAVQTHLTHGERESKQKKAEESITTFEDALDDWVDKAQQIHDSQTLTPVDYHADFWDMISGESGTSSRKVRRSRIPHDRLPNLVREYCFGGVCNRMWYSNSQQGSGRRTMAASEITHKVYLTPIDYDIRTPVHQKREVPPYQFPMEDVECDEEEDYEVDGKPLHASLELKGGNIADLEQITNYVTSDQADAVHVIGELIEKGPKVRDEDGNGVTIIARKGWMCISLDTPDGGQPAIWGLYGLFEDPTQLHADRDKEWDECKNKLHA, translated from the coding sequence ATGCCATCTACTAGCAAATCTGCTGAGTCCACAGCACTCAGCATTCGACCTCCAGGTAATCTGGATCTATATTACCATGAGTCAGGAAGTGCACTAGCCGAAAGAGCGTTACCAACTATTGGTCTATTGGCGTTGATTCCCTCTACCTTGGCAATAGCCTCCGTGGCAGTGTATCGGGATAATGCGGCCTCCCTCACTTTCGGTTTTAGCACATCCCTCCTGGCTATCGCAGTGAACGTCTGGTGGTTTTGGTGGATGCAGGGTTACAAGGAGTTAATACATGGACTgaaagaagcagaaaacAGCTGGAAACTGTCGGAGAAGAACCTGGAAGACAAAGTATTACAGATGGATAGGGATAATGATCTTCACCATCTGAAAGTCGAGAGAGAGACGTATGAAACCGAATCGGCGAAGTTGAATTTGTTGGTGAAGCAGTGGGAGTATGACTGGGTGGCCAAAGTGAAGAAAACCGAGAAGTGGGCAAACAAAGCACCTGACCTCAAAAAGCTCTGGgaccaggccaaggaagatgcagaTGCCGCCGTGCAAACCCACCTCACGcatggagaaagagaaagcaaACAGAAAAAGGCAGAAGAGTCCATAACGACGTTCGAAGACGCGCTTGATGATTGGGTGGACAAGGCACAGCAAATCCACGACAGTCAGACGCTCACGCCTGTGGATTACCACGCGGACTTTTGGGATATGATATCTGGGGAAAGTGGCACCTCATCGAGAAAAGTCCGACGATCTCGAATCCCGCACGACCGCTTGCCTAATCTTGTCCGTGAATACTGCTTTGGCGGGGTATGCAACCGGATGTGGTATTCCAACTCCCAGCAGGGAAGCGGACGGAGAACTATGGCGGCATCGGAGATCACCCACAAGGTCTATCTGACGCCCATCGACTACGATATCCGCACACCTGTCCATCAGAAGCGCGAGGTTCCTCCCTATCAATTTCCgatggaggatgtggaatgtgacgaggaagaagactaTGAGGTGGATGGGAAGCCGCTTCACGCTTCTCTCGAGTTAAAAGGTGGCAATATCGCCGACCTGGAGCAGATCACCAACTATGTTACGTCAGACCAAGCTGATGCTGTGCATGTAATCGGAGAACTGATCGAGAAGGGCCCTAAAGTCAGAGACGAAGACGGCAACGGGGTCACCATAATAGCTCGCAAAGGCTGGATGTGCATCAGTCTAGACACCCCGGATGGTGGCCAGCCTGCGATCTGGGGACTATACGGGCTTTTCGAGGACCCCACCCAACTGCATGCCGATCGTGACAAAGAGTGGGATGAGTGCAAGAATAAACTGCATGCTTAG